Proteins encoded by one window of Flavobacterium sp. N502540:
- the folP gene encoding dihydropteroate synthase encodes MTINCKGQLIDLSIPKVMGILNVTPNSFFDGGKYKNEEEIVTQVGKMLSEGAAFIDIGAYSSKPSAEFVTEQEEIDRIVPAIELILKHFPKALLSIDTFRAKVAKASIESGAAIINDIAAGELDDKMFEVIAHYNVPYIMMHMRGNPQTMQSLTQYDDIVKEMLFYFSEKVKRARALGINDLILDPGFGFAKTTDQNYEVMQKMELFNVLELPVLAGISRKSMIYKTLDITPQEALNGTTFLNTIALTKGAKILRVHDVKEAVECVTLFNKLNI; translated from the coding sequence ATGACAATTAATTGCAAAGGACAGCTTATAGATTTATCGATTCCAAAAGTAATGGGGATTTTAAATGTGACACCCAATTCTTTTTTTGACGGTGGAAAATATAAAAATGAAGAGGAAATAGTCACACAGGTTGGAAAAATGCTTTCTGAAGGCGCTGCATTTATTGATATTGGGGCCTATTCGAGTAAACCAAGTGCTGAGTTTGTAACAGAACAAGAAGAAATTGACCGAATTGTTCCGGCGATCGAATTGATTTTAAAACATTTCCCGAAGGCTTTATTGTCGATTGACACGTTTAGAGCCAAAGTTGCCAAAGCAAGTATCGAAAGCGGTGCAGCCATTATAAACGATATTGCGGCAGGTGAACTTGATGATAAAATGTTTGAAGTGATTGCGCATTACAATGTGCCATATATCATGATGCACATGCGAGGCAATCCGCAAACGATGCAAAGTCTCACACAATATGACGATATCGTAAAGGAGATGTTGTTTTATTTTTCTGAGAAAGTGAAACGTGCAAGAGCTTTAGGGATTAATGATTTGATATTGGATCCGGGTTTTGGCTTTGCTAAAACGACCGATCAGAATTATGAAGTAATGCAAAAAATGGAGCTTTTTAATGTGTTAGAATTACCAGTTTTAGCCGGGATTTCTAGAAAATCAATGATTTATAAAACGCTTGATATAACGCCACAGGAAGCTTTAAACGGAACAACGTTTTTAAATACTATTGCATTAACCAAAGGCGCAAAAATTCTTCGTGTTCACGATGTAAAAGAAGCAGTGGAATGTGTTACTTTGTTTAATAAACTGAATATTTAA
- the rlmH gene encoding 23S rRNA (pseudouridine(1915)-N(3))-methyltransferase RlmH — MNIKLIAIGKTDNKSLQTLIDDYTKRLSFYIKFDLEIIPDIKNVKNLSESQQKEKEGELILSKLSPTDQLILLDENGKNFSSVGFSEELQKKMNSGIKTLVFVIGGPYGFSDTVYSKAQGKISLSLMTFSHQMVRLFFIEQLYRGFTILRNEPYHHQ, encoded by the coding sequence ATGAATATCAAACTTATCGCCATTGGCAAGACAGACAATAAATCTCTTCAAACTTTGATTGACGATTACACCAAACGTTTGTCGTTTTATATCAAATTTGATTTGGAGATTATTCCGGATATCAAAAATGTAAAGAATTTATCCGAAAGTCAGCAAAAAGAAAAGGAAGGTGAATTGATACTGTCGAAACTCTCACCAACGGATCAGCTGATTCTATTGGACGAAAACGGCAAAAACTTTTCCAGCGTTGGTTTTTCTGAAGAATTACAAAAGAAAATGAATTCAGGAATCAAAACTTTGGTCTTCGTAATAGGTGGTCCTTATGGATTTTCAGATACGGTATACAGTAAGGCACAGGGCAAAATCTCGCTTTCACTAATGACGTTTTCCCACCAGATGGTACGTTTGTTTTTTATTGAACAACTGTATAGAGGATTTACTATTTTAAGGAACGAACCTTATCACCATCAATAA
- a CDS encoding antibiotic biosynthesis monooxygenase family protein, giving the protein MNMILEAAYLFVKPELASQFEADFTKASQYISSINGYLGHRLEKCLEVENKYLLLVDWNTLEDHTVGFRTSEAYLQWKKILHHYYEPFPIVEHFETVFENKK; this is encoded by the coding sequence ATGAATATGATTCTGGAAGCTGCATATCTTTTTGTAAAACCGGAATTAGCCTCGCAATTTGAAGCTGATTTTACAAAAGCAAGTCAATATATTTCATCCATAAACGGATACTTAGGACATCGTTTAGAAAAATGTCTTGAAGTCGAAAACAAATATCTTTTATTGGTAGATTGGAATACTCTTGAAGACCATACGGTGGGCTTTAGAACCTCTGAGGCTTATCTGCAATGGAAAAAGATCTTACACCACTACTACGAACCTTTTCCGATTGTAGAACATTTTGAAACGGTTTTTGAAAACAAAAAATAA
- a CDS encoding adenosine deaminase, which translates to MTRIITLFCIFIAQIGFSQTADSYLEKIRNNEALSTAFFQQMPKGGDLHHHFSGSIYAEPLLERAIAEDFYLNLETMEVSKTKPEKGNWQTFSSLKKDGKLDHYQQQVMQTWSAKDYNGSVPSDDLFFDSFQKFEPTIKGHFAEGMLELKKRALSENVSYIETQLSTIPCDMNVSDLADFNAKLRQAATQKDEKAALKLLEELYQSLQKKEVKKYAADFNTNFIAKLHKDLKIDDERFTMRYQNFVLRFMDPVDLFKNLTIAFISANESKLVAGVNIVSPEHGENSMKDYWLHMVMFKYCHAKFPDVKYTLHAGELTLGLVQPEELTWHINDAIHIAGANRIGHGVDIAYEANSYDLLRHMAQKNIPIEINLASNEFILKVKENRHPFTLYKEFNVPIVISTDDAGILRTNMTEQYVLLAKRYPDVSYATIKKYVYNSINYSFIQDEAVKKQLIKDLDNRFKAFEAKFSKN; encoded by the coding sequence ATGACAAGGATAATTACACTTTTCTGTATTTTTATAGCACAGATCGGCTTTTCTCAAACGGCTGACAGTTATTTAGAAAAAATAAGAAATAACGAAGCGCTCTCGACAGCTTTCTTCCAACAAATGCCAAAAGGCGGCGATTTACACCATCATTTTTCCGGATCGATTTATGCAGAACCTCTTTTAGAAAGAGCTATTGCAGAAGATTTTTATTTGAATTTAGAAACGATGGAAGTTTCTAAAACAAAACCAGAAAAAGGAAACTGGCAAACCTTCTCTTCTCTAAAAAAGGATGGCAAACTAGATCATTACCAACAACAGGTTATGCAAACTTGGTCTGCAAAAGATTATAATGGTTCTGTACCTTCTGATGATTTGTTTTTTGATTCTTTTCAAAAATTCGAACCTACTATTAAAGGCCATTTTGCCGAAGGAATGCTGGAATTAAAAAAACGTGCGCTTTCTGAAAATGTAAGTTATATTGAAACTCAATTATCAACAATTCCGTGTGATATGAATGTTTCTGACCTTGCTGATTTCAATGCAAAACTTCGTCAGGCGGCGACTCAAAAAGATGAAAAAGCTGCTCTAAAGCTTTTAGAGGAATTGTACCAATCACTTCAAAAGAAAGAAGTCAAAAAATATGCTGCAGACTTCAATACTAATTTTATTGCCAAACTGCACAAGGACCTGAAAATTGACGACGAACGTTTTACCATGCGTTATCAAAATTTTGTGCTTCGCTTTATGGATCCTGTAGATTTATTTAAAAACCTGACGATTGCCTTTATTTCTGCCAACGAAAGCAAATTGGTTGCAGGTGTAAACATTGTTTCACCTGAACATGGCGAAAACTCCATGAAAGATTATTGGCTGCACATGGTCATGTTTAAATATTGTCATGCTAAATTTCCTGACGTAAAATACACGCTACATGCGGGCGAACTGACTTTAGGACTGGTTCAGCCGGAAGAATTAACCTGGCACATCAACGACGCTATTCACATCGCCGGAGCCAACAGAATTGGACATGGCGTTGATATAGCTTACGAGGCAAACTCTTATGATTTATTGCGTCACATGGCTCAAAAAAATATTCCAATCGAGATTAACTTAGCAAGTAACGAGTTCATTTTAAAAGTAAAGGAAAACAGACATCCGTTTACACTTTACAAAGAATTCAATGTACCAATTGTAATTAGTACAGACGATGCCGGAATTTTGAGGACGAATATGACAGAGCAATATGTTTTACTAGCCAAAAGATACCCTGATGTTTCGTATGCAACGATAAAAAAATATGTATACAACAGCATTAACTACAGTTTTATTCAGGATGAAGCGGTTAAAAAACAATTGATTAAGGATCTGGACAACCGTTTTAAAGCTTTCGAAGCGAAGTTCTCTAAAAACTAG